In Synechococcus sp. PCC 6312, one genomic interval encodes:
- a CDS encoding GNAT family N-acetyltransferase: protein MSFWKNLFSGQSNSSTATSTLTPVPSGDANPTAECSGTSKIFFSKEKEIDVQELEELCDAVGWSRRPLRKVKKAIEHSFIVVSMWEQRGSYRRLIGFSRATSDHAFNATIWDVVVHPQFQQRGLGKALMQQIIKELRREDISNITLFADPGVVNFYRNLGFRPDPEGIKGMFWYPNSR, encoded by the coding sequence ATGAGCTTCTGGAAAAATCTTTTTAGTGGTCAAAGTAATTCTTCAACCGCCACCTCAACACTGACACCTGTTCCCTCTGGAGATGCTAATCCTACGGCTGAATGTTCCGGGACAAGCAAGATCTTCTTTAGCAAAGAAAAGGAAATTGACGTTCAGGAGCTTGAAGAACTCTGTGATGCGGTGGGTTGGTCGCGACGGCCCCTGCGGAAGGTGAAAAAAGCCATTGAGCATAGTTTTATTGTCGTTTCTATGTGGGAGCAGCGGGGCAGTTATCGGCGCTTAATTGGCTTTTCCCGAGCCACTTCTGACCATGCCTTTAATGCCACCATTTGGGATGTTGTCGTCCATCCACAGTTTCAACAACGGGGCCTGGGCAAAGCCTTAATGCAGCAAATTATTAAAGAACTGCGCCGGGAAGACATTAGCAACATCACCCTATTTGCGGATCCTGGTGTGGTTAATTTTTACCGAAATTTAGGGTTTCGCCCGGATCCGGAGGGCATTAAGGGGATGTTTTGGTATCCTAATAGCCGCTAG
- a CDS encoding ABC transporter permease — protein sequence MQAWQRLRSNPLAKLGAIVLLSFYLLALGADFMAPYDPYSSQAEGALLPPTQLYWRNAQGQFIGPHVYPTTLGPVSLDTGERPLRVNRQAPSPVRLFVQGFEYRFLQISLPWPTQWNFADPKIESRVMIPGIPSRLHLFGTTGPGTLNLLGTDEQARDQLSRLLFGARISLSIGLVGVAVAFPLGMLVGGISGYFGGWWDVGLMRIVEVLMTIPTIYLLVALAAVLPAGLSSAERFLLIVLITSFVSWAGLARVIRGQVLSLKSQTYVQAAVAMGGRSLYIILRHILPQTTTYVIIAATLAIPNFIVAESVLSLIGLGIQQPDPSWGNMLSLATNASILLLQPWLIWPPAVLIVLTVLSFNVVGDSLRDALDPKNTNS from the coding sequence ATGCAGGCCTGGCAGCGATTGCGGTCAAACCCGCTGGCCAAGCTGGGGGCGATTGTCCTTTTAAGCTTTTATCTGTTGGCCCTGGGCGCGGACTTCATGGCTCCCTATGATCCCTACAGTAGCCAGGCCGAGGGCGCGCTGTTACCCCCCACCCAGCTGTATTGGCGCAACGCCCAAGGGCAGTTCATTGGCCCCCATGTCTATCCCACCACCCTTGGCCCCGTTAGCTTAGATACGGGAGAGCGGCCATTACGAGTTAACCGACAAGCACCTTCCCCAGTTCGCCTATTTGTTCAGGGGTTTGAATATCGGTTTCTCCAAATCAGTCTGCCTTGGCCAACCCAGTGGAATTTTGCTGATCCGAAAATTGAGTCGCGGGTGATGATTCCAGGAATTCCGAGTCGTCTCCATTTATTTGGTACAACCGGCCCAGGCACTCTCAATCTTTTAGGCACCGATGAACAAGCCCGCGATCAATTAAGTCGGCTGCTCTTTGGGGCCCGCATTAGTCTAAGTATTGGGCTGGTCGGAGTAGCGGTGGCTTTTCCCCTGGGGATGTTGGTGGGAGGAATTTCCGGCTACTTTGGCGGCTGGTGGGATGTGGGGCTGATGCGAATTGTTGAAGTACTCATGACAATCCCAACCATTTACTTACTGGTGGCATTGGCGGCCGTTTTACCGGCGGGTTTAAGCAGTGCAGAACGATTTTTATTGATTGTGTTGATCACGTCTTTTGTCAGTTGGGCAGGCCTGGCACGGGTGATTCGCGGGCAAGTGCTTTCCCTCAAGTCCCAAACCTATGTCCAGGCCGCGGTGGCGATGGGGGGCCGTTCCCTGTACATCATCCTGCGGCATATTCTGCCCCAAACCACCACCTATGTCATTATTGCCGCTACCTTAGCTATCCCCAACTTTATTGTCGCCGAGTCCGTCCTCAGTCTGATTGGCCTGGGTATCCAACAACCGGATCCCTCGTGGGGAAATATGCTCTCCTTAGCCACCAATGCTTCTATTCTTTTGTTGCAACCCTGGTTGATTTGGCCCCCCGCTGTTTTGATTGTCTTAACGGTTTTGTCGTTTAATGTTGTCGGCGATAGTTTACGAGATGCCTTAGACCCCAAAAATACAAACTCCTGA
- the deoC gene encoding deoxyribose-phosphate aldolase, with the protein MMTLNNLAPQIDHTLLDPLATEADIEQLCAQAEQWKFASVCIYPIWVARAVELLYGKVPLVCTVIGFPTGAHTPATKLYEAQAAVDAGAQELDVVINLGWLKMGHSEAIYNEIAAICEATQVTVKAILETTVLTTTEKQIAAEICLDAGVSFLKTSTGWQGGATVEDVKLLKEVAKDRVGVKASGGIRTYDQAKDLINAGATRLGTSRGIDILNQQNRDDRI; encoded by the coding sequence ATGATGACCCTCAATAATTTGGCTCCCCAGATTGACCACACCTTATTAGACCCCCTTGCCACAGAAGCTGACATTGAGCAATTGTGCGCCCAGGCCGAGCAGTGGAAATTTGCCAGCGTTTGCATTTACCCGATTTGGGTGGCCCGTGCTGTTGAGCTCCTCTATGGCAAAGTGCCCCTCGTTTGTACGGTGATTGGTTTTCCCACCGGGGCCCATACCCCTGCAACAAAGCTCTATGAAGCTCAAGCTGCGGTGGATGCTGGGGCGCAAGAATTGGATGTGGTCATTAATTTGGGCTGGTTAAAAATGGGTCATAGCGAGGCCATCTATAACGAAATCGCTGCCATCTGTGAAGCCACTCAAGTTACAGTCAAAGCGATTTTGGAAACCACGGTTTTAACTACGACTGAGAAGCAAATTGCGGCGGAAATTTGCCTGGATGCGGGGGTGAGCTTTCTCAAAACCAGTACAGGTTGGCAGGGGGGAGCAACGGTTGAGGATGTCAAACTTCTGAAGGAAGTGGCCAAGGATCGGGTTGGAGTGAAAGCCTCAGGCGGGATTCGCACCTATGACCAGGCCAAGGATTTAATTAATGCTGGAGCCACCCGTTTGGGCACATCCCGCGGCATAGACATTCTCAATCAACAAAATCGGGATGATAGGATTTGA
- a CDS encoding NAD-dependent malic enzyme, which produces MTVLTPNPSFSLTMRIEIPQQPGMLARILQAIAEVGGDLGHINLVKHSRDFTVRDVNVAAASTEHAEAIVNAVKEQTHCHILEVFDRTFNLHQGGKITVTSKIPLQGQDDLAMAYTPGVGRICTAIAQDPDQVHRLTVKGHMVAIVTDGSAVLGLGNLGPEAALPVMEGKAMLFQEFGGLDAFPICLDTQDVDEIVQAVKHIAPVFGGVNLEDISAPRCFEVETRLKQELDIPIFHDDQHGTAIVSLAALFNALKLVNKTLPQVRIVINGAGAAGVAIARLLRQAGVTDIFLCDSKGIISLDRTDLTPGKKEFAVKQAGNLAAAMTNADVFLGVSAPGVVSVEMVKSMAPDPIVFAMANPIPEIQPELVRDIVAVMATGRSDYPNQINNVLAFPGVFKGALGCRAKALTTEMFLQAAQAIAELVTPSELNREFIVPSVFDRRVAPAVAAAVEHCARHQGLARI; this is translated from the coding sequence ATGACCGTCCTTACGCCGAACCCCAGTTTTAGCTTGACGATGCGGATTGAGATTCCCCAACAGCCAGGAATGTTAGCCCGAATTCTCCAGGCCATTGCCGAAGTCGGAGGTGATTTAGGACATATCAATTTGGTCAAACATAGCCGAGATTTTACAGTTCGTGATGTCAATGTGGCCGCTGCCAGTACGGAACACGCCGAAGCCATTGTTAACGCCGTTAAGGAGCAAACCCACTGCCACATCTTGGAGGTCTTTGACCGGACATTTAACCTGCATCAGGGTGGCAAAATTACCGTTACCAGCAAGATTCCCCTCCAAGGGCAGGATGATTTAGCCATGGCCTATACGCCGGGGGTGGGTCGGATTTGTACCGCCATTGCCCAAGATCCGGATCAGGTGCATCGCTTAACCGTCAAGGGGCATATGGTGGCGATTGTGACAGATGGGAGTGCAGTCCTGGGCCTGGGGAATTTGGGGCCAGAGGCAGCGTTACCCGTGATGGAAGGCAAGGCGATGTTGTTTCAAGAGTTTGGGGGCCTGGATGCCTTTCCAATTTGTCTGGATACCCAAGATGTGGATGAAATTGTCCAGGCCGTGAAGCATATTGCGCCGGTCTTTGGGGGAGTGAACTTGGAAGATATTAGCGCGCCCCGTTGCTTTGAAGTGGAAACTCGTCTCAAGCAAGAACTGGATATTCCGATTTTCCATGATGATCAACATGGAACTGCCATTGTCTCCCTAGCGGCGTTATTCAATGCCTTGAAGTTAGTCAATAAAACCCTCCCTCAGGTGCGGATTGTCATTAATGGGGCCGGGGCGGCGGGGGTGGCCATTGCCCGATTATTGCGCCAGGCCGGGGTGACGGATATTTTCCTCTGTGACTCCAAAGGAATTATTTCCCTGGATCGGACGGATTTAACCCCTGGAAAAAAAGAATTTGCCGTCAAACAGGCTGGGAATTTAGCCGCCGCCATGACCAATGCGGATGTTTTTTTAGGGGTGAGTGCGCCCGGAGTGGTTTCTGTGGAGATGGTCAAATCCATGGCCCCGGATCCAATTGTCTTTGCGATGGCTAACCCGATTCCCGAAATTCAACCGGAACTAGTCCGCGATATTGTTGCCGTTATGGCCACTGGCCGGAGTGATTACCCCAATCAAATTAATAATGTTTTGGCGTTTCCGGGTGTCTTCAAAGGAGCCTTGGGCTGTCGAGCGAAAGCCTTAACCACCGAGATGTTTCTCCAGGCCGCGCAAGCCATTGCCGAACTCGTGACTCCCAGCGAACTGAACCGGGAATTTATTGTCCCCTCTGTCTTTGATCGGCGGGTGGCTCCAGCAGTGGCGGCGGCGGTAGAACATTGTGCCAGACATCAAGGCCTTGCTCGCATCTAA
- a CDS encoding AbrB family transcriptional regulator: MPRKSTNQLTGEALLKKVKDLDGKSQEEIAKACGYYTTTKGGAERVSTLKFYKALAYAQGLNLDGKSASGSSRGGRSASYRISVQANGNLLIGSAYTKQMNLEPGDEFEITLGRKHIKLTQVSEEDAAV; encoded by the coding sequence ATGCCTCGCAAGAGCACTAATCAACTCACAGGTGAAGCTCTCCTCAAAAAAGTCAAGGACTTGGATGGGAAAAGCCAAGAAGAAATTGCCAAGGCCTGTGGTTATTACACAACAACAAAAGGTGGCGCAGAACGGGTTAGCACGCTGAAATTTTATAAAGCACTAGCCTATGCCCAAGGTCTGAATTTGGACGGCAAATCAGCATCAGGCAGCAGTCGGGGTGGACGGAGTGCCAGCTATCGCATTAGTGTCCAGGCCAATGGCAACTTACTGATTGGTTCAGCCTACACCAAGCAAATGAACTTGGAACCCGGAGATGAGTTTGAAATTACCCTGGGGCGCAAGCACATTAAATTAACCCAAGTTTCTGAAGAAGACGCTGCTGTCTAG
- a CDS encoding bifunctional diguanylate cyclase/phosphodiesterase, with translation MSKYSPELQPTPPPQAWDQYLEHPSVQPSNSCSASSIHVIFIDPNLHQAAHLQHLLDQACDLLDFCQVEHYPSLEAAQAHLSNPTPPILLILILPLENPQAIINQLDTIASSIPLILISPPEHESLGLALLHFGVQDYLVNNELSPRILARAIHYAQERHRNKQALWQKAEQERLVIQITQNIHASLDLETILNTTVQEIRQFLKADRVVIYRFRPNYSGTMVNEAVIAPWPSVLGDVIHDHCFSQNFVDQYQNGRIQALGNIHTAKLHPCHKELLQCYDIQANLVVPIVVAGKLWGLIITHQCSQPREWAAEEVNLVRQLSTQVAIAIHQAELYSQLQTELNERKELENRLRHQAQHDSLTGLPNRDLLSLRLQETIERPDNAYAILCLDLDRFKTINDSLGHSVGDGFLQEIAQRLKRAVSPQDFVARMAGDEFVIILEQLRDQAQAETIAQHLINRLAIPFKVNQYNLYTTATIGLVMGTPDYQKPEELLRDADTAMYRAKGLGKNRYEVFNSQLYLQVSQRLNLELEMWQAVERGEFTLVYQPIFNLSTQKLVGLETLVRWPHPTKGMISPADFIPIAEETGLIIPLGTWVLQTACQQFHLWRESYPYEFTEDIGLSINLSSKQFSQATLVEQISNILKANKVPGSCLKVEITESILMEHLQSARQMLHELKALGIQTVIDDFGTGYSSLSYLSHLPLDSIKIDRSFITCMEQTPENLEVVHAVISLAQILKLDVVAEGIETDSQLATLKTLGCPHGQGYWYSRPLPPELVPPFLREHS, from the coding sequence GTGTCTAAATATTCCCCGGAGTTACAACCCACACCTCCCCCTCAGGCCTGGGATCAGTATTTAGAGCATCCATCAGTTCAGCCGTCTAATTCTTGTTCGGCATCTAGCATTCATGTAATTTTTATTGATCCCAATCTTCACCAAGCTGCACACCTGCAACATCTTCTTGACCAGGCCTGTGATTTGCTGGACTTCTGCCAAGTGGAGCATTACCCCAGTCTTGAAGCCGCTCAGGCCCATTTAAGCAACCCAACTCCACCTATCCTCTTAATCTTGATCTTGCCCCTCGAGAATCCTCAGGCCATCATCAACCAGTTAGATACCATTGCCTCCTCTATTCCCTTAATTCTGATTAGCCCGCCAGAGCATGAATCTTTGGGCCTGGCGCTACTCCATTTTGGTGTCCAAGATTACTTAGTCAATAATGAACTCAGCCCCAGAATCCTTGCGCGGGCGATCCACTATGCTCAAGAACGCCACCGCAATAAACAAGCTCTCTGGCAAAAAGCAGAACAGGAACGTCTTGTTATTCAAATCACCCAGAATATTCATGCTTCCTTAGACCTAGAGACGATTCTCAATACCACTGTCCAGGAAATTCGCCAATTCTTAAAAGCAGATCGGGTCGTGATCTATCGGTTTCGTCCAAATTATTCGGGAACAATGGTGAATGAGGCCGTTATCGCCCCTTGGCCCTCAGTGTTAGGGGATGTGATTCATGATCATTGCTTCTCTCAAAACTTTGTTGACCAGTATCAAAATGGGCGTATTCAGGCTTTGGGAAATATCCACACTGCTAAACTGCACCCTTGTCATAAAGAACTCCTCCAGTGTTACGATATCCAAGCAAATTTAGTCGTTCCGATTGTGGTGGCCGGTAAGCTCTGGGGCCTGATCATTACCCATCAATGTAGCCAACCGCGGGAATGGGCCGCTGAAGAAGTCAATCTAGTTCGCCAACTATCCACCCAAGTTGCGATTGCCATTCACCAGGCCGAACTTTACAGCCAACTCCAGACCGAACTCAATGAACGCAAAGAACTGGAAAATCGCCTCCGTCACCAGGCCCAACATGACTCCTTAACCGGACTGCCCAACCGGGATTTATTGTCTTTACGCCTTCAAGAGACGATAGAGCGGCCCGACAATGCCTATGCCATCCTCTGTTTAGACTTGGATCGCTTCAAAACCATTAACGATAGTCTGGGGCATTCCGTCGGTGATGGTTTTCTCCAGGAAATTGCCCAACGTTTAAAACGTGCCGTCAGTCCCCAGGATTTTGTCGCCCGGATGGCTGGGGATGAATTTGTGATTATTTTGGAACAACTCCGGGATCAGGCCCAGGCCGAAACCATTGCCCAACATTTAATTAATCGGCTAGCGATTCCCTTCAAGGTTAATCAGTATAATCTCTATACCACTGCCACCATTGGCCTGGTGATGGGCACACCGGACTACCAGAAACCGGAAGAACTGCTCCGAGATGCGGACACGGCCATGTATCGAGCCAAAGGCCTGGGGAAAAATCGGTATGAAGTATTTAATTCGCAACTTTACCTCCAAGTCAGCCAACGCCTGAATTTGGAATTGGAAATGTGGCAGGCTGTGGAGCGTGGCGAATTTACCCTCGTCTATCAACCAATTTTCAACCTGAGTACCCAAAAGCTAGTTGGCCTGGAAACCTTGGTACGCTGGCCCCATCCCACCAAAGGCATGATTTCCCCCGCAGACTTTATCCCTATTGCCGAAGAAACCGGACTGATTATTCCCTTGGGAACTTGGGTCTTACAAACCGCCTGTCAACAGTTTCACCTCTGGCGAGAAAGCTATCCTTACGAATTTACCGAGGATATTGGTTTGAGCATCAACCTCTCCAGTAAACAGTTTTCCCAGGCCACCTTGGTTGAGCAGATTTCTAATATTCTCAAGGCTAATAAAGTGCCTGGTTCCTGTCTGAAAGTAGAAATCACCGAAAGTATTTTAATGGAACATCTTCAATCCGCTCGGCAAATGCTCCATGAACTCAAGGCCTTGGGGATTCAAACGGTTATTGATGATTTTGGCACCGGGTACTCTTCCCTCAGTTATTTAAGCCATTTACCCCTAGATAGCATCAAAATTGACCGTTCCTTTATTACATGCATGGAGCAGACCCCAGAAAACTTAGAAGTTGTCCATGCCGTTATTTCCCTAGCTCAAATTCTCAAGTTAGATGTTGTTGCTGAAGGAATTGAAACCGATAGCCAACTTGCAACATTGAAAACCCTTGGCTGCCCCCATGGTCAAGGTTACTGGTATTCTCGTCCTTTACCCCCAGAGTTAGTTCCCCCCTTTCTCCGTGAACACAGCTAA
- a CDS encoding glycogen/starch/alpha-glucan phosphorylase yields MTNQKQNGNSPRPELTHEDMYCDSDRTGMTVGTLKRAFLDNLHYIQGKDAYFATAYDYYMALAYTVRDRLVHRRIKTAQAYYEKDAKMVYYLSAEFLIGRLLLNNLINVGLYEQAKQAMADFGLDLTELMDREAEPGLGNGGLGRLAACFLDSLATLEIPAIGYGIRYEFGIFEQQISGGWQQEVPDNWLRFGNPWEIARPDYNVEVKFGGHTEAFTDAQGRYRVRWIAETTVFGTPYDTPVAGYKNNTVNTLRLWSAKAGEDFNLQVFNAGDYTQAVANKTFSENISKVLYPADQTLQGKELRLRQQYFFVACSLQDIIRLYLRNHSTFDAFPEKAAIQLNDTHPSIGVAELMRLLVDEQQLNWDVAWDITQRTFAYTNHTLLSEALERWSVDLFGRLLPRHLEIIYEINYRFLNEIRLRYPGNTARLARMSLVEEGHGKQIRMAHLACVGSHTVNGVAELHTELIKQELLRDFYEMYPEKFQNKTNGITPRRWLLLSNPQLATLITETLGSEHWVTHLDELQQLETQIENPTFQARWQAIKQSNKERLAEYIWRNNQIEVDPYSLFDVQIKRIHEYKRQHLCVLHIITLYEQIKANPSIDIQPRTFIFGGKAAPGYFMAKTIIKLINAVGDMVNHDPDVAGRIKVVFLNNYSVSLGEMAYPAADLSEQVSTAGKEASGTGNMKFALNGSLTIGTLDGANVEIRQEAGPENFFLFGLTAQEVMSLKAEGYNPYDYYLSNPMLKKVIDSLISDYFNPREPGIFQPIVNSLLYHDEYMLLADYQSYIDCQARAAAAFRDKTHWTKMSILNVARMGKFSSDRTIWEYCQDIWRVEPLSITLDVPQAPSPLTAGV; encoded by the coding sequence ATGACTAACCAAAAGCAAAATGGGAACTCCCCCAGGCCCGAGCTCACCCATGAGGATATGTACTGTGACAGTGATCGGACGGGAATGACGGTTGGGACACTCAAGCGCGCCTTTTTAGATAATCTGCACTACATCCAAGGCAAAGATGCCTATTTTGCCACGGCCTATGACTACTACATGGCCCTGGCCTACACGGTGCGAGATCGATTAGTCCATCGGCGGATTAAAACAGCCCAAGCTTACTACGAAAAAGATGCCAAAATGGTGTATTACCTCTCGGCAGAATTTTTGATTGGCCGCTTACTGCTCAACAATCTGATCAACGTGGGCCTCTATGAGCAAGCCAAACAAGCGATGGCCGACTTTGGCCTGGATCTGACGGAACTCATGGATCGGGAGGCGGAACCTGGTTTAGGCAATGGGGGCCTGGGACGCTTAGCAGCCTGTTTCCTCGATTCCTTAGCCACCCTCGAAATTCCAGCCATTGGTTATGGAATTCGCTATGAATTTGGCATTTTTGAGCAGCAGATTAGTGGGGGCTGGCAACAGGAAGTTCCAGATAACTGGCTCCGGTTTGGAAATCCTTGGGAAATTGCCCGTCCCGATTACAATGTCGAAGTCAAGTTTGGCGGCCACACCGAAGCGTTTACCGATGCTCAAGGACGTTATCGGGTGCGTTGGATTGCGGAAACAACAGTCTTCGGGACTCCCTATGATACGCCGGTAGCTGGTTACAAAAACAATACAGTGAATACCCTGCGGCTGTGGAGTGCTAAGGCTGGGGAAGACTTTAACCTCCAGGTGTTTAATGCTGGCGACTACACCCAGGCCGTAGCCAACAAAACCTTTAGCGAAAACATCTCCAAAGTTCTCTATCCAGCAGATCAAACCCTCCAAGGGAAGGAACTCCGGTTACGGCAACAGTATTTCTTTGTGGCTTGCTCCCTCCAGGACATTATTCGCCTCTATCTCCGTAATCACAGCACCTTTGATGCCTTCCCGGAAAAAGCGGCCATCCAATTAAACGATACCCATCCCTCCATTGGTGTGGCGGAATTAATGCGGTTGTTGGTGGATGAGCAGCAGTTGAACTGGGACGTGGCCTGGGATATTACCCAACGCACCTTTGCCTATACCAATCACACTCTCCTCTCAGAAGCCTTGGAACGCTGGTCGGTGGATTTGTTTGGACGGCTCTTACCCCGACACTTGGAGATTATTTACGAAATTAACTACCGCTTTCTCAATGAAATTCGCCTCCGTTACCCCGGCAATACGGCCCGTTTAGCCCGGATGTCTTTGGTGGAAGAAGGACATGGCAAGCAAATTCGGATGGCGCACCTGGCCTGTGTCGGCAGTCATACGGTCAATGGGGTCGCCGAGTTACACACTGAGTTGATCAAGCAGGAATTACTGCGGGACTTTTATGAGATGTACCCCGAGAAATTCCAAAACAAAACCAATGGAATTACTCCCCGCCGCTGGTTACTCCTGAGCAATCCCCAACTAGCTACCCTGATCACAGAAACCCTTGGCTCCGAGCATTGGGTGACCCACCTAGATGAGTTGCAGCAACTGGAAACCCAAATCGAGAATCCTACCTTCCAGGCCCGGTGGCAGGCGATTAAACAGAGCAACAAAGAACGACTAGCAGAATACATCTGGCGCAACAACCAAATCGAGGTGGATCCCTACTCCCTCTTTGATGTCCAGATCAAGCGGATTCACGAATACAAACGCCAACACCTTTGTGTCCTGCACATTATTACCCTCTACGAACAAATCAAGGCCAACCCCAGCATTGATATTCAGCCGCGCACATTTATTTTTGGCGGGAAGGCGGCCCCTGGTTACTTCATGGCCAAAACGATCATTAAACTGATCAACGCAGTTGGTGATATGGTCAACCATGATCCGGATGTGGCGGGGCGGATTAAGGTCGTCTTCCTGAATAACTACTCTGTCTCCTTGGGCGAAATGGCCTATCCCGCCGCTGACCTCTCAGAACAGGTCTCCACCGCTGGAAAAGAAGCATCCGGGACTGGGAATATGAAGTTTGCCCTCAACGGTTCCTTAACCATTGGCACATTGGACGGGGCTAACGTGGAAATTCGCCAAGAGGCGGGGCCGGAAAACTTCTTCCTGTTTGGCTTAACGGCCCAAGAAGTGATGAGCCTGAAAGCCGAGGGCTATAACCCCTATGACTATTACCTGAGTAACCCGATGCTCAAAAAGGTGATTGATAGCTTAATCAGCGACTACTTTAACCCCCGCGAACCAGGCATTTTCCAACCCATTGTCAATTCCCTGCTCTACCACGATGAATATATGCTTTTAGCCGATTATCAGTCCTATATAGATTGCCAGGCCAGGGCGGCAGCGGCATTTCGGGATAAGACCCATTGGACAAAAATGTCGATTTTAAATGTCGCCCGGATGGGTAAATTCTCCTCGGATCGGACGATTTGGGAATACTGTCAAGACATTTGGCGGGTAGAACCCTTGTCCATTACCTTGGATGTGCCTCAGGCTCCATCACCCTTAACGGCCGGAGTTTAG
- a CDS encoding 3-deoxy-7-phosphoheptulonate synthase, with product MRQTSDLHVVETRPLLAPATVLNQLPTTPTITALVADTRDRIRAILKARDHRLLVVVGPCSIHDVSAAYDYGQKLQALREELADSLEIVMRVYFEKPRTSVGWKGLINDPHLDDSYDINTGLQLARKLLLDLAELGMPAATELLDPIIPQYIADLVAWTAIGARTTESQTHRQMASGLSMPVGFKNGTDGHLDSAINAMLAAKQTHHFLGINAQGLASIVTTTGNPDSHLVLRGGKDGPNYSSDHIEMAATLLQHKGLPQRIMVDCSHANADKDHNKQVAVLQNIAGQLQRGNRHILGVMIESHLVAGQQAIPGDLRQLTYGQSITDACVDFPTTVEMLQDLAQAVRNQALVVR from the coding sequence ATGCGTCAAACCTCTGATCTCCACGTTGTTGAAACTCGTCCTTTGTTAGCCCCGGCAACCGTTTTAAACCAACTTCCCACCACCCCCACCATTACCGCCCTCGTGGCTGACACCCGCGATCGCATCCGGGCGATTTTGAAGGCCCGCGATCATCGCCTGCTCGTGGTGGTTGGCCCCTGCTCAATCCATGATGTCAGTGCGGCTTACGACTACGGGCAAAAGCTCCAGGCCTTGCGGGAGGAGCTGGCCGACTCCTTAGAAATTGTCATGCGGGTCTATTTTGAAAAACCCCGGACTTCAGTGGGCTGGAAAGGGCTGATTAACGATCCCCACCTAGACGACAGCTATGACATCAACACGGGCTTGCAACTGGCTCGGAAACTCCTACTCGATTTAGCCGAACTAGGAATGCCTGCGGCAACTGAATTATTAGATCCCATCATTCCGCAATACATTGCCGACCTGGTGGCCTGGACTGCGATTGGAGCGAGAACCACCGAAAGCCAAACCCACCGCCAAATGGCCTCTGGTCTTTCCATGCCTGTGGGGTTTAAAAATGGAACCGATGGGCATCTCGATTCCGCCATCAATGCCATGTTAGCGGCCAAACAAACCCATCATTTTCTTGGCATCAACGCCCAAGGCCTGGCCAGCATTGTTACTACCACAGGCAATCCTGATAGTCACTTGGTTCTCCGGGGCGGTAAAGATGGCCCGAATTATTCTAGTGATCACATTGAGATGGCTGCCACTCTCCTCCAACACAAGGGCTTACCCCAACGGATCATGGTGGATTGTAGTCATGCCAATGCTGATAAGGATCACAATAAGCAAGTGGCCGTCCTTCAGAACATTGCCGGGCAACTGCAACGGGGTAATCGCCATATTCTGGGCGTGATGATTGAAAGTCATTTAGTCGCCGGCCAGCAGGCCATCCCCGGAGATTTACGCCAACTCACCTATGGCCAAAGCATTACGGATGCCTGCGTGGATTTTCCGACCACCGTTGAGATGTTGCAGGATTTAGCCCAGGCCGTGCGGAATCAGGCCCTCGTGGTGCGCTAA
- a CDS encoding GNAT family N-acetyltransferase, whose protein sequence is MTPEQSDQEHFEIKDLQNPAETSAMTVTVRDMSVDDIAPVFHLGERLFTSDLYPSLYRIWDEWEVIGYYNTDPDYCLVAEIEGNLAGFVLGTIIEKAPWVYGYINWLGVSRDYQRRGVADILVDKIIERMIEQGARFMLVDTDPANTPAVKFFTRKGFGNPRKHVFFSMNLTKHEYYGRLIEFERNRSERVTYHRPRRRQ, encoded by the coding sequence ATGACTCCTGAACAATCCGACCAAGAACATTTTGAAATTAAAGATCTGCAAAACCCCGCAGAAACCAGTGCCATGACCGTCACTGTGCGGGATATGTCCGTAGATGATATCGCTCCAGTCTTTCATTTAGGGGAGCGTTTATTTACGAGTGATCTCTACCCCTCCCTGTACCGAATTTGGGACGAATGGGAAGTGATTGGCTACTACAATACGGATCCCGATTATTGCTTAGTTGCAGAAATAGAAGGTAATCTGGCCGGATTTGTCCTCGGCACCATTATTGAAAAAGCCCCTTGGGTTTATGGCTATATCAACTGGTTAGGGGTCAGCCGCGACTATCAACGCCGGGGAGTGGCTGATATTTTGGTGGATAAAATCATTGAGCGGATGATTGAGCAAGGAGCCCGGTTTATGCTTGTGGATACGGACCCAGCTAACACCCCCGCCGTTAAATTCTTTACCCGGAAAGGCTTTGGCAATCCCCGCAAGCACGTCTTTTTCTCAATGAACTTGACGAAGCACGAATACTATGGCCGCCTGATTGAATTTGAGCGCAATCGCTCTGAACGAGTCACCTATCACCGTCCCCGCCGCCGCCAATAG